One window of Candidatus Nitrospira kreftii genomic DNA carries:
- a CDS encoding hypothetical protein (conserved protein of unknown function) — protein sequence MPEEKTCIRDTQSKIRPQLCSYLYHFCNKTWKNERGVEIPIFRDILLRHQTARILEVGNVLSHYVPIHHDVADKYEVAPGVLNQDIVEFAPTARYDVILSISTLEHVGWDEVPREPDKLLQAIAHLRNRCLAPGGQIVVSLPIGHNEFFDGLLRDGKSPFTTQHFLKRISTRNYWVESDWNECKDATYGRFVAHAICIGIIQGLPFGRARTRSRRGGYITNGSARSLCSISNTRLVARAASSGTAWFRWEYSPAHPRRGKLLTSPRSAHPYRSNANTQHAVPSLNLSQTHSYMSFPLLVTRRSILPARRFFLIQVTNS from the coding sequence GTGCCAGAAGAGAAGACTTGCATTCGTGATACACAAAGCAAGATCCGACCCCAACTCTGCTCGTACCTCTATCACTTTTGCAACAAGACATGGAAAAACGAGCGTGGCGTCGAAATCCCGATCTTCCGAGACATCCTGCTTCGCCATCAGACCGCGCGGATTCTTGAGGTTGGCAACGTACTCTCGCACTATGTCCCAATCCACCACGACGTGGCCGATAAGTACGAGGTCGCGCCAGGAGTACTCAATCAGGATATCGTCGAGTTTGCGCCGACAGCGCGATACGATGTGATCCTCAGCATTTCGACCCTGGAACACGTGGGTTGGGATGAAGTACCGCGTGAGCCAGACAAGCTTCTACAGGCCATCGCGCACCTCCGGAACCGATGCCTCGCCCCCGGCGGACAGATTGTGGTGAGCTTGCCAATTGGGCATAACGAGTTTTTTGACGGACTGCTCCGTGACGGCAAGAGCCCTTTCACCACACAGCACTTTCTCAAGCGGATCTCAACGCGGAACTATTGGGTGGAGTCTGATTGGAATGAATGCAAGGACGCAACCTACGGCCGGTTCGTCGCCCACGCTATCTGCATCGGGATTATCCAGGGATTACCCTTTGGGCGAGCTCGAACCAGATCAAGGCGAGGTGGTTACATTACGAATGGATCTGCGCGCTCACTTTGCTCTATTTCGAATACAAGGTTGGTTGCCCGCGCCGCATCTTCTGGGACTGCCTGGTTCAGGTGGGAATATAGCCCGGCACATCCTCGCCGAGGAAAGTTATTAACGTCACCAAGATCCGCCCACCCATACAGATCTAACGCAAACACGCAGCATGCCGTCCCGTCGCTCAACTTATCCCAAACACACTCGTATATGAGCTTTCCGTTGTTAGTAACAAGGCGGTCGATATTACCTGCGAGGCGATTTTTCTTGATACAGGTTACGAATTCATAG
- a CDS encoding hypothetical protein (conserved protein of unknown function), whose protein sequence is MRVILDTNVLVSGLLSAVGPPARIVQALLRRRIIPIMSAATFAELEAVVHRPKLQPAFARAGVNLEDFLTTVHAQAQFVDPVSTKLPIRDEHDRPFLDIMATPPKPQYLVTGDRDFEFSNYSGVPVLSAAEFARLLTHR, encoded by the coding sequence GTGCGCGTCATTCTTGACACCAATGTGTTGGTGTCCGGCCTATTGTCCGCTGTGGGACCTCCGGCGCGAATCGTTCAGGCTCTCCTGCGGCGACGTATCATTCCAATTATGAGTGCGGCTACCTTTGCGGAACTTGAGGCCGTAGTCCACCGGCCTAAACTCCAACCCGCTTTTGCCCGAGCTGGGGTCAATCTGGAGGACTTCTTGACAACTGTCCATGCCCAAGCCCAATTTGTTGATCCTGTCTCCACAAAACTTCCTATCCGTGACGAACACGACCGCCCTTTCCTTGATATTATGGCCACGCCCCCAAAACCTCAGTACCTCGTGACCGGCGACCGGGATTTTGAATTCTCGAACTACAGCGGCGTCCCTGTTCTTTCAGCCGCTGAATTTGCGCGTCTACTCACACACCGATAG
- a CDS encoding hypothetical protein (conserved protein of unknown function), translated as MPYTYDYTRAETGDESALRRYWRFAKMTLTRWTRANTFAFNGRTYSYLYHFCNKTWKNERGVEIPIFRDILLRHQTARILEVGNVLSHYVPIHHDVVDKYEVAPGVINQDIVEFAPTARYDLILSISTLEHVGWDEVPRKPAKLLQAIEHLRDRCLAPDGQIMVSLPIGYNDFFDGLLRDGKSPFTQQHFLKRISTRNYWVESDWNGCKDATYGRFVAYAIVIGTIQG; from the coding sequence ATGCCCTACACGTACGATTACACCCGCGCCGAGACCGGCGACGAAAGTGCTTTAAGGCGCTATTGGCGCTTCGCCAAAATGACACTGACCCGCTGGACGAGGGCCAACACCTTTGCTTTCAACGGGCGCACCTACTCGTACCTCTATCACTTTTGCAACAAGACATGGAAAAACGAGCGCGGCGTCGAAATCCCGATCTTCCGAGACATCCTGCTTCGCCATCAGACCGCGCGCATTCTTGAGGTCGGCAACGTACTCTCGCACTATGTCCCAATCCACCACGACGTGGTCGATAAGTATGAAGTCGCGCCGGGAGTCATCAATCAGGATATCGTCGAGTTTGCGCCGACAGCACGCTATGACCTCATCCTGAGCATCTCAACTCTGGAGCACGTGGGTTGGGATGAAGTACCACGCAAGCCAGCCAAGCTCCTACAGGCCATCGAGCACCTCCGAGACCGATGCCTTGCCCCAGACGGACAGATCATGGTCAGCTTGCCAATTGGGTATAACGATTTTTTTGACGGACTGCTCCGTGACGGCAAGAGCCCCTTTACGCAGCAGCACTTTCTCAAGCGGATCTCAACGCGGAACTATTGGGTGGAGTCGGATTGGAATGGGTGCAAGGACGCAACCTATGGACGATTCGTCGCATATGCTATCGTGATCGGAACCATCCAGGGATAA
- a CDS encoding hypothetical protein (conserved protein of unknown function) — translation MGLEPNYIIIDGQTFSKAKLALDNHVYKNCQIDDCDLYYSGGQYELLDTHITNSRLILNHPAKGIYNALQIFKMKSPGSLIVFE, via the coding sequence ATGGGACTCGAACCGAACTACATTATTATCGACGGGCAAACTTTCTCTAAGGCCAAACTTGCACTAGACAATCACGTCTACAAGAATTGTCAGATCGACGACTGCGATCTGTACTATAGCGGCGGGCAGTACGAGCTACTCGATACTCACATCACAAACTCTCGTCTCATCCTGAACCATCCCGCCAAGGGTATCTATAACGCGCTGCAGATCTTCAAGATGAAATCCCCGGGCTCCCTCATCGTCTTCGAGTAA